The following proteins are co-located in the Maridesulfovibrio sp. genome:
- a CDS encoding GNAT family N-acetyltransferase encodes MIIRDVTKTDYSDLIELWERSVRATHDFLTDGDIEYLRPLILEQYFDAVELKCVNDSHGKILGFCGVAEGNLEMLFVDPQSRGKGVGSALCAYVIDNLAVTKVDVNEQNPQALGFYEHIGFRVVGRSALDGQGKPFPLLHMEFDFHRTRGKV; translated from the coding sequence ATGATTATTAGAGATGTAACTAAAACCGACTATAGTGACCTGATTGAGCTTTGGGAAAGATCTGTCCGTGCGACCCATGATTTCCTTACTGACGGCGATATTGAATATTTAAGGCCTCTCATTTTAGAGCAGTATTTTGATGCAGTTGAATTGAAGTGTGTTAATGACTCACATGGAAAGATTCTAGGCTTTTGTGGTGTAGCTGAAGGAAATCTTGAAATGCTTTTTGTTGATCCGCAAAGCAGGGGGAAGGGCGTTGGTTCGGCTTTATGTGCATATGTCATCGACAATTTAGCTGTCACCAAAGTTGACGTTAATGAGCAGAATCCTCAGGCTTTGGGATTTTACGAGCATATTGGCTTTCGTGTTGTAGGAAGGTCCGCTCTGGATGGTCAGGGCAAGCCGTTTCCACTCTTGCACATGGAGTTTGATTTCCACAGAACACGCGGAAAGGTATAA
- a CDS encoding GAF domain-containing protein: MPRNEILINILSIVCNVFEAHSVVLFLPDGQHGYSLSTYFSLGDDISPKGTPLQKKSLAGIVIGKNEPLFINNMDRKGATTLGYYENREDSKVKAFMGTPLEQSLGAICLDSKRTYSFSTKDLKILSQFGKMITSMLSCIRSVDADGKKNEYFMTLKLLHDLRKRQPKWNSFLDNLLNMTAGTSGFSHSFLTVIDQRGTSFYMEGENKPILHKGNSKSMAFPLGSGLVGWVYKNNEPIFIEENNAGQAASSLLGASASTLDFMSIICLPLVFQRKTRGVLVLANEQPKRIDEDLKDFLFMVSEYLNQFLENLFLKSKLAEARTALQKVTPSKTNPVLINDN, translated from the coding sequence ATGCCTAGAAACGAAATTTTAATTAATATCCTCAGCATCGTCTGTAATGTTTTTGAGGCGCACAGTGTTGTCCTGTTTTTGCCGGACGGTCAGCATGGTTATTCTCTGTCTACTTATTTCAGTCTTGGCGATGACATCTCTCCCAAGGGAACACCCTTGCAGAAAAAAAGTCTTGCCGGGATTGTTATCGGCAAGAATGAACCTCTTTTCATCAACAATATGGACCGCAAAGGCGCCACTACCCTTGGGTATTATGAGAACCGTGAAGATTCCAAGGTTAAAGCCTTCATGGGCACGCCGTTGGAGCAGTCTCTCGGGGCCATATGCCTTGACAGTAAGCGGACTTATTCCTTCAGCACCAAGGATCTGAAGATTCTTTCCCAGTTTGGCAAGATGATCACATCCATGCTTTCATGCATCCGGTCAGTGGATGCAGACGGGAAGAAAAATGAATATTTCATGACTCTTAAGCTTTTGCATGATTTGCGTAAAAGACAACCCAAATGGAATTCATTTTTAGATAATCTGCTGAATATGACTGCTGGAACAAGTGGCTTTTCTCATTCATTCCTCACTGTTATCGATCAGAGAGGAACTTCTTTTTATATGGAAGGTGAGAATAAGCCTATCCTGCACAAAGGAAACTCAAAATCTATGGCCTTTCCTCTTGGCAGCGGTCTGGTGGGCTGGGTATATAAAAATAATGAACCTATTTTTATCGAAGAAAATAATGCAGGACAGGCAGCCTCAAGTCTTCTGGGTGCAAGTGCAAGTACCCTGGATTTCATGAGTATCATCTGTCTGCCTCTCGTTTTTCAGCGCAAGACACGGGGAGTTCTTGTGCTGGCAAATGAACAACCGAAGCGAATTGACGAGGACTTGAAGGATTTCCTGTTTATGGTATCTGAGTATCTTAATCAGTTTCTTGAAAACCTTTTTCTGAAAAGCAAGCTTGCGGAAGCACGCACTGCCTTGCAGAAAGTAACCCCGTCCAAAACCAATCCGGTTTTGATCAACGACAATTAA
- the tpiA gene encoding triose-phosphate isomerase, with the protein MKKLMAANWKMYKTRAEAKATAKDLLKKIEGKLPADREVVIAAPYTALETVGSVLAGNADCHLSAENLYPKAEGAFTGEISPAMLKDVGCVYSLAGHSERRAIIGETDELVGEKVAFGLENGLSMILCIGETIDERKTGEVQKVIDEQLEAGLKNVASDFAPETVVVAYEPVWAIGTGEVAGEGEIVEAHGFVREKLKKLFPEKANEIRILYGGSVKPANCAQIIALDNVDGVLVGGASLDAESFSQIALA; encoded by the coding sequence ATGAAAAAATTAATGGCAGCCAACTGGAAGATGTACAAAACCCGCGCTGAAGCTAAAGCAACAGCCAAGGATCTGCTCAAAAAAATCGAAGGCAAACTTCCTGCCGACCGTGAAGTTGTTATTGCTGCTCCTTATACCGCTCTGGAAACCGTAGGTTCCGTGCTGGCAGGAAATGCTGATTGCCATCTTTCCGCTGAAAACCTTTATCCTAAGGCTGAAGGTGCATTCACCGGTGAGATTTCTCCGGCTATGCTTAAGGATGTAGGCTGTGTATATTCACTGGCTGGGCATTCCGAACGCCGTGCAATCATTGGTGAAACTGATGAGCTGGTCGGTGAGAAGGTTGCTTTCGGCCTTGAAAACGGCCTGTCCATGATTCTGTGCATCGGTGAAACTATCGACGAAAGAAAAACCGGGGAAGTACAGAAGGTTATTGACGAACAGCTCGAAGCTGGTTTAAAGAATGTAGCTTCCGACTTCGCTCCCGAAACCGTTGTTGTTGCCTATGAGCCTGTTTGGGCTATCGGTACCGGTGAAGTGGCCGGCGAAGGCGAAATCGTTGAAGCTCACGGTTTTGTCAGAGAAAAGCTGAAAAAACTTTTTCCTGAAAAAGCCAATGAAATCCGCATCTTGTACGGCGGTAGCGTTAAGCCTGCCAACTGCGCCCAGATCATTGCACTTGACAATGTGGACGGAGTCTTGGTAGGAGGCGCGAGCTTGGACGCGGAAAGTTTCAGCCAGATCGCACTGGCTTAA
- a CDS encoding DNA alkylation repair protein has translation MSSILPIIRKTLQALADPERAPAMKKYMKSEMDFYGISTPLRRKSCTRIFKEFEPWNFDKWQAAVLELWREAEFREERYSALDLIDWKPCLKFHTWEALPMVEEMIVNGSWWDYCDALTGPLANILRAEPKRMRLLMLEWSTDDHMWKRRSSILCQLRFKDELNFTLLQQCIEPNIDSKEFFLRKAIGWALRDYAWTHPQIVKGYVEANTGRLSGLSKREALKNMHKLL, from the coding sequence ATGTCATCTATTCTCCCTATTATCCGCAAAACACTTCAAGCCCTCGCTGACCCTGAACGCGCACCGGCTATGAAAAAATATATGAAATCCGAAATGGATTTCTATGGCATCAGCACTCCCCTTCGCCGCAAATCTTGTACTCGCATTTTTAAAGAATTTGAACCTTGGAATTTTGATAAGTGGCAAGCAGCAGTGCTGGAGCTTTGGCGCGAAGCTGAATTTCGCGAAGAGCGATACAGTGCTTTAGATTTGATAGACTGGAAGCCCTGCCTAAAATTTCATACGTGGGAAGCTCTGCCCATGGTGGAAGAAATGATAGTCAACGGATCATGGTGGGATTACTGTGATGCCTTGACCGGACCACTTGCAAATATCTTGCGGGCTGAACCAAAACGAATGCGGTTATTGATGCTTGAGTGGTCAACTGATGACCACATGTGGAAACGTCGTTCGTCCATTCTTTGTCAGCTCCGCTTCAAAGATGAACTAAATTTCACTTTGTTGCAGCAATGCATTGAGCCTAATATCGATTCAAAAGAATTTTTCCTACGCAAAGCCATCGGCTGGGCATTGCGGGATTATGCATGGACTCATCCGCAAATTGTGAAAGGCTACGTTGAAGCAAATACGGGGCGACTTTCAGGTTTAAGCAAGCGCGAGGCTTTAAAGAATATGCATAAGCTTTTGTAG
- the gcvT gene encoding glycine cleavage system aminomethyltransferase GcvT — protein sequence MTALRTTPLTEWHRENGAKLVPFAGFEMPVQYAGIIAEHKQTREKVGVFDISHMGEFKLSGKGAKDGLNKLVTQNLDTLAPGKCRYGFLPNDKGGVLDDLIIYCLAEDSYMLVVNGACEEGDFNWIDSRLPEGLNFENISYETAKIDLQGPLALDVLESVFGRDFKHLKYFNFEEAEFDGYKLIISRTGYTGELGYEFYLPADKALSLWEKLVADERVEPIGLGARDTLRLECGYPLYGQDLDTNHNPREGGYGFLLSADAYTDVKELLIPLTIEGRRSARHDDVVMLDGKEVGKVTSGSFSPTLGYSIALAYVAKDAAEADTFTIKGARKDLEAKKAELPFYKEGSARKKLD from the coding sequence TTGACAGCACTGCGCACTACACCATTGACTGAGTGGCACCGTGAAAACGGCGCAAAACTTGTTCCCTTTGCCGGATTCGAAATGCCAGTCCAGTACGCCGGCATTATTGCTGAACACAAGCAGACCCGTGAAAAGGTCGGCGTGTTTGATATCAGCCACATGGGTGAATTCAAACTCAGCGGAAAAGGAGCAAAAGACGGACTGAATAAGCTGGTCACCCAGAATCTGGACACCCTTGCACCGGGTAAATGCCGTTACGGTTTCCTGCCCAACGACAAAGGCGGAGTTCTTGACGACCTGATCATCTACTGCCTTGCAGAAGACTCCTACATGCTGGTAGTCAATGGTGCATGCGAGGAAGGCGATTTTAACTGGATTGATTCCAGACTTCCCGAAGGACTGAACTTCGAAAATATTTCCTATGAAACTGCCAAGATCGACCTGCAAGGGCCCCTTGCTCTTGATGTTCTGGAATCTGTTTTCGGACGTGACTTCAAGCACCTCAAGTACTTCAACTTCGAAGAAGCAGAATTTGACGGCTACAAACTGATCATCAGCCGCACAGGATATACCGGTGAGCTGGGCTACGAATTTTATCTCCCTGCCGACAAGGCTCTTTCCCTGTGGGAAAAACTGGTTGCCGACGAAAGGGTGGAGCCTATCGGACTGGGCGCACGCGACACCCTGCGTCTTGAGTGCGGCTACCCTCTCTACGGTCAGGACCTCGATACCAACCATAATCCCCGCGAGGGCGGTTACGGATTTCTGCTTTCGGCAGACGCCTACACCGATGTAAAGGAACTCCTTATTCCCCTGACCATCGAAGGCCGCCGTTCCGCGCGTCATGACGATGTCGTCATGCTTGACGGCAAGGAAGTTGGTAAGGTTACCAGCGGCTCCTTCTCCCCTACTCTCGGCTACTCCATCGCTCTGGCTTATGTGGCCAAGGATGCTGCTGAAGCTGACACTTTCACTATTAAGGGTGCTCGCAAAGACCTTGAAGCTAAAAAGGCTGAGCTTCCTTTCTATAAAGAAGGTTCTGCGCGTAAAAAGCTGGATTAG
- a CDS encoding inositol monophosphatase family protein, which translates to MQSLLEKATAAVLEAGEIIRESYNKPKKIKHKGRIDLVTETDLAVEKFLKAKLAEILPGSSFLAEETSGDAELVDRTWIIDPLDGTTNFAHGLPMVATSVALWDSGQVVLGIVNLPILNEIFTAARGGGAFMNGEPIHVSDCGSLEESLIATGFPYAIEEHVDFITDALSRVLVKTQGVRRPGAAAFDLAYTACGRYEGYYENSLKPWDMAAGWLLVEEAGGRVTEYGLGEFNLYSPMILATNAHIHEQLDGLIQPKLI; encoded by the coding sequence ATGCAATCACTACTTGAAAAAGCTACTGCGGCTGTCCTTGAGGCCGGTGAAATAATCAGGGAAAGTTACAATAAGCCCAAGAAAATTAAACATAAAGGCCGTATTGATCTCGTTACTGAGACTGATTTGGCGGTTGAAAAATTTCTTAAAGCAAAACTTGCAGAAATATTACCGGGATCTTCTTTTCTTGCTGAAGAAACTTCTGGCGATGCCGAGCTGGTTGATCGTACATGGATCATTGATCCTTTGGACGGAACCACCAACTTTGCCCACGGATTGCCCATGGTCGCTACTTCCGTTGCTCTTTGGGATAGCGGTCAGGTGGTGCTCGGTATAGTCAATCTGCCTATATTAAATGAAATATTCACTGCTGCGCGCGGCGGCGGGGCTTTCATGAATGGTGAACCGATTCATGTATCGGATTGTGGCTCCCTTGAAGAATCTCTGATTGCCACCGGTTTTCCTTACGCCATTGAAGAACATGTTGATTTCATCACCGATGCCTTGAGCAGGGTGCTGGTTAAGACTCAGGGCGTTCGCCGTCCCGGTGCGGCTGCTTTTGATCTCGCTTATACCGCATGTGGCAGGTATGAGGGTTATTATGAGAATTCTCTCAAACCCTGGGATATGGCTGCCGGATGGTTGCTGGTGGAGGAAGCTGGCGGGCGTGTGACCGAATATGGACTAGGTGAATTCAACCTGTATTCACCCATGATTCTGGCCACCAACGCTCATATTCATGAACAGCTTGATGGACTGATTCAGCCTAAACTTATTTGA
- a CDS encoding rod shape-determining protein, translated as MLWAKIMSFFGKDLAMDLGTANTLLYTPKDGIILNEPSVVALDARDESVIAVGKEAKEYLGRTPDKIKAIRPMKDGVIADFEVTKKMIAFFIKKAIKGRNLVKPKIIICVPTGITQVEKRAVIESGQQAGAREVRLIEEPMAAAIGAGLNIHEPEGNMVVDIGGGTTEVAVITLSSVAHSQSVRVAGDEMNLAIMRYMQDEFKLLVGENTAERAKIQIGSAIELPEPLTMTISGRNLLDGKPKSIVINDAQIREAIADPVAAIVHSVRVALESTQAELVADIADNGLLLAGGGALLKGLDRLISRESSLKVIIDNDPLTTVVRGTGLSLQKDKGFEKVYIN; from the coding sequence ATGTTGTGGGCTAAAATAATGAGTTTTTTCGGCAAGGATCTTGCCATGGACCTTGGTACGGCAAACACGCTGCTTTACACCCCGAAGGATGGGATCATCCTTAATGAGCCGTCTGTCGTTGCCCTTGATGCGCGGGATGAATCTGTCATCGCCGTGGGAAAGGAAGCCAAGGAATATCTTGGGCGTACTCCTGACAAAATCAAGGCTATCCGTCCCATGAAAGACGGTGTTATCGCTGATTTTGAGGTAACCAAGAAAATGATCGCTTTCTTTATCAAAAAAGCGATCAAAGGCCGCAATCTGGTCAAACCCAAGATTATTATTTGTGTGCCTACCGGAATCACGCAGGTTGAGAAAAGAGCGGTTATCGAATCCGGTCAGCAGGCCGGTGCACGTGAAGTGCGACTCATCGAAGAGCCAATGGCCGCAGCCATCGGTGCCGGATTAAACATTCATGAGCCGGAAGGGAACATGGTTGTAGACATCGGTGGCGGTACTACCGAAGTTGCGGTTATCACCCTTTCTTCAGTTGCTCACAGCCAGTCTGTGCGTGTTGCAGGTGACGAGATGAACCTCGCCATTATGCGCTACATGCAGGATGAATTTAAGCTGCTGGTCGGTGAGAATACTGCAGAAAGAGCAAAAATTCAGATCGGTTCTGCAATTGAGCTGCCTGAACCCTTGACGATGACTATTTCCGGACGAAATCTGCTGGACGGTAAACCCAAATCTATTGTAATTAATGATGCTCAAATCAGAGAAGCTATTGCTGACCCTGTTGCTGCTATTGTTCATTCTGTAAGGGTGGCTCTTGAGAGCACTCAGGCAGAGCTAGTTGCCGATATCGCCGATAACGGTTTGCTTCTGGCCGGTGGGGGAGCTCTCCTTAAGGGACTGGATAGATTGATAAGCCGCGAAAGTTCTCTCAAGGTAATCATTGATAACGACCCGCTGACTACCGTTGTCCGTGGGACAGGCTTAAGTCTCCAGAAAGATAAAGGTTTTGAGAAAGTTTATATTAATTAA
- a CDS encoding NUDIX domain-containing protein has translation MKKNTVQIEVVDQNNRPLTSMDINEVHRQSLRHRSVIILVYDNEGKLFLQKRSPQHKLYAGRWDVSVSGHVYTGESTEKAALRELESKLRIRSAGLKLIEDIEASSETGYEFISLFVLDKLNTNPDLVTEEADSGYFYSESELDWLIREYRELLAPSLVFLNDRELLFKFK, from the coding sequence GTGAAAAAAAATACCGTTCAGATCGAGGTTGTCGACCAGAACAACCGTCCCTTAACAAGTATGGACATCAATGAAGTCCACCGGCAGTCATTACGGCATCGCTCGGTGATTATACTTGTCTATGACAATGAAGGAAAACTTTTTCTTCAAAAAAGAAGCCCGCAACATAAACTATATGCAGGACGTTGGGATGTTTCCGTAAGCGGACACGTATATACCGGCGAATCCACTGAGAAAGCGGCTTTGCGTGAACTTGAAAGCAAGCTTCGAATTCGCAGTGCCGGCCTAAAACTGATCGAAGATATCGAAGCATCATCCGAAACAGGCTATGAATTCATTTCCCTTTTCGTATTGGATAAACTGAACACAAATCCAGACTTAGTCACAGAAGAGGCTGATTCCGGCTACTTTTATTCTGAAAGTGAACTGGACTGGCTGATTCGTGAGTATCGCGAATTGCTGGCACCATCCCTTGTCTTTTTAAATGACCGGGAGCTACTTTTCAAATTCAAATAA
- the secG gene encoding preprotein translocase subunit SecG: MQTLVITVHIIACVFLIIFVLLQSGKEDMGVIFGGGSGSVFGSTGAGGVLVKITAFLAAIFLVTSLSYNYLSGNRIADESVMLKGDTIITPEVEKPAVTFEEPAKAPAEATK, translated from the coding sequence TTGCAAACGCTCGTAATTACTGTACACATTATCGCCTGCGTCTTCCTGATCATTTTCGTTCTTTTACAGAGCGGTAAAGAAGACATGGGCGTAATCTTCGGCGGAGGAAGTGGATCTGTTTTCGGTAGCACCGGAGCAGGCGGAGTTCTCGTAAAGATCACTGCATTTCTGGCAGCAATCTTCCTGGTAACTTCTCTTTCTTACAACTACCTCTCCGGCAACAGGATTGCTGATGAGTCAGTCATGCTTAAAGGTGACACCATCATCACTCCTGAAGTAGAAAAGCCTGCTGTCACTTTTGAAGAGCCCGCAAAGGCTCCTGCAGAAGCGACCAAATAG
- a CDS encoding phosphoglycerate kinase, with amino-acid sequence MRFIDQLDIAGKKLLMRVDFNVPLDGETITDDNRIKAAVPTFKYALEKGASVIVMAHLGKPKGKRVDSLSLAPAAKRLGEYLGMEVPLAPDCIGSEVEKMAADLKSGQVMMLENLRFHAEEQAKTPEERGDFGKQLAALADIYVNDAFGVAHRANASVVDVPYAAKECCAGFLLKLEWEYLGEALKNARKPYIAVSGGAKVSSKLGILNNLIGKVDDFIIGGAMANTFLLAQGKTVGKSLVEESLVDTAKEIMDKAASSGTTLHLPTDFVWGKDIETAQGVCDGDSVPEDGMLLDIGPESAKKFCEVIERSKTIVWNGPMGLFEKEPFAQGSLKVCEAMANLDDATTIVGGGDTDAVVHQAKLEDKFTFISTGGGSFLEFLEGKELPAFKALKENS; translated from the coding sequence ATGCGCTTCATTGACCAACTTGATATTGCAGGAAAAAAACTGCTGATGAGAGTTGATTTCAACGTCCCCCTGGATGGTGAAACCATCACTGACGACAACCGCATCAAAGCCGCTGTCCCTACCTTTAAATATGCACTTGAAAAGGGCGCTTCGGTTATCGTTATGGCCCACTTGGGTAAACCCAAAGGTAAAAGGGTAGATTCCCTGAGTCTTGCTCCCGCTGCCAAGCGTCTTGGCGAATACCTCGGAATGGAAGTTCCCCTTGCTCCTGATTGCATTGGTTCTGAGGTTGAAAAAATGGCTGCCGATCTGAAGTCCGGTCAGGTCATGATGCTTGAAAACCTGCGTTTTCATGCCGAAGAACAGGCCAAGACTCCCGAAGAGCGCGGCGATTTCGGCAAACAGCTCGCCGCCCTTGCTGATATTTATGTAAACGACGCATTCGGTGTTGCGCACCGTGCTAACGCTTCTGTTGTAGATGTACCTTATGCTGCAAAAGAATGCTGCGCCGGCTTCCTGCTCAAACTGGAATGGGAATACCTCGGTGAAGCACTTAAAAATGCTCGCAAGCCTTACATTGCTGTTTCTGGTGGTGCTAAAGTTTCATCCAAGCTCGGCATTCTCAACAACCTGATTGGTAAAGTTGATGATTTCATCATCGGCGGCGCCATGGCCAACACCTTCCTGCTCGCTCAGGGCAAGACTGTAGGTAAATCCCTTGTTGAAGAATCTCTCGTGGATACCGCCAAGGAAATTATGGATAAGGCTGCTTCCTCCGGTACTACCTTGCATCTGCCTACCGACTTTGTCTGGGGCAAGGACATTGAAACCGCACAGGGTGTTTGTGACGGCGATTCCGTTCCCGAAGACGGCATGCTGCTCGATATCGGACCTGAGTCCGCAAAGAAATTCTGTGAAGTGATTGAAAGGTCCAAAACCATCGTCTGGAACGGTCCCATGGGGCTGTTCGAGAAAGAGCCTTTCGCTCAGGGTTCCCTTAAGGTCTGCGAAGCTATGGCTAACCTTGATGATGCTACCACCATTGTTGGCGGCGGCGATACCGATGCTGTTGTGCATCAGGCCAAGCTTGAAGATAAGTTTACTTTTATTTCTACCGGTGGCGGATCCTTCCTCGAGTTTCTCGAAGGCAAAGAACTTCCCGCATTTAAAGCACTTAAGGAGAACAGCTAA
- the rimI gene encoding ribosomal protein S18-alanine N-acetyltransferase → MYEVHTDFGCELTFSTHAQVDTLFMKSAEVISGTQKIFDLGPEHLSQLRALEALCFEYYWTEEQFRLGLEKKAFFVLGYEEQGLLVGYLAYSIVLDEMEVLNLGVHPEFRRKGIGKALMLDLMQRCREMNVKRGLLDVKESNAPAIRLYESLGFVQVGVRKNYYPDTREDALLYDLDF, encoded by the coding sequence GTGTATGAGGTTCATACTGACTTTGGTTGTGAACTCACATTTTCCACCCATGCACAGGTAGATACCTTATTTATGAAAAGCGCGGAAGTCATCTCTGGTACTCAAAAAATTTTCGATCTCGGTCCGGAACATCTTAGTCAACTCAGGGCTCTTGAGGCTCTGTGCTTTGAATATTACTGGACCGAAGAGCAGTTCCGTCTGGGACTGGAAAAAAAAGCATTCTTTGTCCTTGGATACGAAGAGCAGGGTCTGCTGGTGGGGTATCTGGCCTATTCGATTGTGCTGGATGAAATGGAAGTTCTTAATTTGGGAGTCCACCCTGAGTTCAGAAGAAAGGGAATTGGCAAGGCACTTATGCTGGATCTTATGCAGAGGTGTCGGGAGATGAATGTGAAAAGAGGGCTTTTGGATGTTAAGGAATCCAATGCTCCCGCCATTAGGCTTTATGAAAGCCTTGGTTTTGTTCAGGTGGGAGTCAGGAAGAATTATTATCCGGATACAAGGGAAGACGCCCTCCTGTATGATTTGGATTTTTAG
- a CDS encoding DUF6485 family protein, translated as MSLDGCSIEKNKVDCPCTYSGCPRAGACCECIKYHRAKDQLPACYFTPEQEKTYNRSIDYFIECRTK; from the coding sequence ATGAGTTTAGACGGTTGCTCCATTGAAAAAAATAAAGTGGACTGTCCCTGTACCTATAGCGGCTGCCCCAGAGCCGGTGCCTGCTGTGAATGTATAAAGTATCACCGCGCCAAAGATCAGCTTCCGGCCTGCTACTTTACACCGGAGCAGGAAAAAACTTATAACCGGAGCATTGATTATTTCATCGAGTGCAGGACTAAATAG